The genomic region cgagatcacgacccgagccaaaggcagaggctcaagtcactaagccacccaggcgcccctaaataaatagactctttttttttttttttaaagattttatttatttatttgacagagagatcacaagtcggaggagagtcaggcagagagagagagagagaagcaggctcccgctgagcaaagagcccgatgcggggctcgatcccaggacactgagatcatgacctgagccgaaggcagcggcttaatccactgagccacccaggcgccccatcttttttttttttttttaaagattttatttatttatttgacacagggagatcacaagtaggcagagaggcaggcaggaagagagagagagagagagaggaggaagcaggctcactgccgagcagagagcccgatgcgggactcgatcccaggaccctgagatcatgacctgagccgaaggcagcggctttacccactgagccacccaggtgccctaaatagactctttaaaaaaaaaataataatctgtgCACCCGATGTGGGATTCAAGTTCACgatctcaagatcaagagtcccatgttctgccaactgagccagccaggtgcccctggaggggACTTCTGAGCAGAGATACCTGAGAGGGCTACAGCCTGGGGATGAGCTGAGAGAAGAATATTCCAGGCACAGGAGCAGCCAGTGTAAATGCTGTGAGGCTGGATCACTTACACAGCTGTTTTTCCAGATGTTTGTTGACCGGATACGTTTCTGTCACCACGGCAGGTATTTGTGGATACAGTAGGGCCGCCAGAAACTTACCAGGAGCAGCTGCAGCAGCACTTTCCCGGCATTGAGGTGACAGTCAAGGCCAAGGCGGATGCCCTCTACCCTGTGGTCAGTGCTGCTAGTATCTGCGCCAAGGTTAGGCTCCTATTGGCCACGGCCCATTCCTAGCGTCTCCCTGGGCAGAGGGCAGGTGTGCCTgctttggggggagggagatCCCAAGTTTTTATCTTGCCCACAGGTAGCCCGAGACCAGGCTGTAAAGAACTGGCACTTTGTGGAAGATTTCCAGGGCTTGGATGCGGATTATGGCTCCGGTTACCCCAATGGTGAGCAGATGACGGCTGCCTTGAGACAGTGGTAGTGGCAGCAACACTGACGGGGCAGGGTTGAGCACTCTTCTACAGTTTCCCGTGTTGCGCTCCTTCTGCTGCGCAGTGGAGGAGCCCAAGGCTCAGATGGGAGCCACTTGCTGATGGCCAGCCTGGAGCAGAGCTGGTTCCAGTGGGCAGGCTCAGTCCTCCCGCCTGTCTCTCTGGCGCTCCATTGAGGGCCTGACACCCTTAGTGGGCATCTGTCTATTTGTTAAGAGGAAAGGGGCAGGAGCGAGGGGTGTCAGCCCATGTCCAGTTAAATCTGGCTTAAATCTAGTGTTTTCTTCCCAGTTATGAGGCTCACTCTCCTCACCTGTATGGTAGGTGATCTTGTGCCCATCTCCCTGCCTTGAGTAGATTTTAAGAATCAGTGCTTGAGTTCAGGGAGGCCTCTGGTCCttctgaggcccagggagggatgGGCAGTTGGGTGGGGAGACATGGCAAGTCTGTGACTGGAACTTAGGTAAGGCCAAAGTAAGGAAACCAGGTCCAGGCCAAAGACAGCCTGGGCCACAGTCAGTGCTTACTGAGCGCCTGGTATGTGTCTGAGCCCTTGGGATGGAGCCATGAACAAGATAAACAAGGACCTCACTGTCCCCGCTGAGGTCCCCGTTTTGGGAGGATGATGGCCATTAACACCATGGTCCACGGATGCTCATTTAATGACCATTGTCCTTGGTCAGGATGAAGGGATGTCTCAGAGGCAGTCTCCCTCAACTACCTCGAGCACCCATTGGCGGGTAGAGTCGGACAGTTTCCCACACAAAGGTTCTGAGGCAGGAATGGGTCTTGAACAGTGGGAGAGGCCTCTGGTACTCTGGCGGCCTGAGCTGAGGTAGTGGGACCTCAGATGCCAGGCCAAGGAACTCGGACATTGCGTCCGGGCTCAAGGGCCATTGCCgctgcccaccccacccttccTGTCCCTCAGATCCCAAGACAAAAGCGTGGTTGAGGAAGCACGTGGAGCCTGTGTTCGGCTTCCCCCAGTTTGTCCGGTTCAGCTGGCGCACAGCCCAGAGCATCCTGGAGACAGAGGCCGAAGGCGTTTTGTGGTGGGTGTCCTGCAGGGGCTGTGATGAAAGCGGGAGGGAGGCCAGGGCTCAGCTCCCACCGGGAATCGGGAATCCCCCCTCTTCCCACACCTCGAAGTGGCCAGTGTCACCCCTTCTCCCACAGGGAGGACTCGCCGACGGGGGATCAGGAGGGACCGGGGAGGATCATGTCCTACTTCAGCAAAAGCCCCCAAACCCTGCCGCGCCTCCCACACCGGTACTTCCAGGAGCGAGGCCTGGAGTCCGCCTCCACTCTCTAGGAGCCAGCCCGTTCTCCCTTGATAcgcgcccccacccctgcccacccttGCCCCATTTGTGATTAAAGTTCTTTACGGAAAGCTCGGTATTGGGTTGTACTCTGCGGTGGAAGCAGGTTGGGAGTGTGCTCGGCGGCTGGACTCAGGCACAGACTTCTGGAACATAAACATGATGGGCCCtgactgattgatttttattttttatttctttttttaagatttatctatttgggaaaaaaaaaaaagatttatctctttgagagagagagacagcacgtgGGTGTGTGGAGCGagggcggggagaggcagagggagatggagaaagattGTCGAGGGGACTTtgatgctgagcgtggagcccgacacggggcttgaccacacaacccctgagatcacaccctgagccaaaaccagaagttggacctttaaccaactgtgccacccagggacccctattttattttattttttaaggttttatttatttatttgacagacagagatcacaggtaggcagagaggcaggcagagagagggaagcaggctccctgctgagcagagagcccgatgcagggctcgatcccaggaccctgggatcatgacctgagccgaaggcagaggctttaacccactgagccacccaggggcccccctattttattttttaaatggataatatATTGGTAGGATGCAGAATGAGGAGAGAACACAGTGAAAATCCTCCCTCCCACCTTGTCCTGCAGATTTCTGGTGGGCTTACCAAGGCATCTCAGTCTATTCGGGTGCTTTGACAAAATACCGCAGCTGGGGGGTTTATAAACAATGGGAGGCCGGAAGTCGAAGATCACGGTTTCTGCAGGGTCAAGTTCTGCTGAGGACCCTTTTCCAGGCTGTAGACTATGGGCTTCTCACTGTGTTGTCAGGTGCTGGAAGGGGCGGGGAACCTCCGattataagagcactaatccccTTCTTGACCTAATCACCTCTTAATACCATTATCTGTGGGAATTAGGATACCAAcctgaattttgggggaacaccCATTCAGGCCACAGCAGGTACCTTTTGTCCTTCTGGAGATAGCCTGGCGTGTTACAAGGTAGATGTGCAGTTACTTCCCTAAGTTTGTTGTTTTACGAATGCAAACACTCTAGCCCAGGTAGCACGCATTCAGTACTCCACCACGTCTGTCTCGGAGATAATTCCAAACG from Mustela erminea isolate mMusErm1 chromosome 1, mMusErm1.Pri, whole genome shotgun sequence harbors:
- the RNASEH2A gene encoding ribonuclease H2 subunit A isoform X1 — encoded protein: MAGSPADLLLPLLILLLLGTPAQVSRDYHYFGEKSGGDPWEELRLQHQEKGPMVYAICYCPLSRLADLEALKVADSKTLSESERDRLFVKMEEDGDFVGWALDVLSPNLISTSMLGRVKYNLNSLSHDTAIGLVQYALDQGVKVAQVFVDTVGPPETYQEQLQQHFPGIEVTVKAKADALYPVVSAASICAKVARDQAVKNWHFVEDFQGLDADYGSGYPNDPKTKAWLRKHVEPVFGFPQFVRFSWRTAQSILETEAEGVLWEDSPTGDQEGPGRIMSYFSKSPQTLPRLPHRYFQERGLESASTL
- the RNASEH2A gene encoding ribonuclease H2 subunit A isoform X2; protein product: MDLSELDRDSTGRCRLNSPVPAVCCKEPCALGVDEAGRGPVLGPMVYAICYCPLSRLADLEALKVADSKTLSESERDRLFVKMEEDGDFVGWALDVLSPNLISTSMLGRVKYNLNSLSHDTAIGLVQYALDQGVKVAQVFVDTVGPPETYQEQLQQHFPGIEVTVKAKADALYPVVSAASICAKVARDQAVKNWHFVEDFQGLDADYGSGYPNDPKTKAWLRKHVEPVFGFPQFVRFSWRTAQSILETEAEGVLWEDSPTGDQEGPGRIMSYFSKSPQTLPRLPHRYFQERGLESASTL